A window of the Thermostichus vulcanus str. 'Rupite' genome harbors these coding sequences:
- a CDS encoding class I SAM-dependent methyltransferase, producing the protein MGSLQHRLSAQPQASQKLQRLIEGRISQQGRVTFAQFMEWALYEPEVGYYEQGSPIGPDYLTSPHLAADFAQLLAVQIHQFWQILGSPTGFSVIEMGAGSGQLAWDWLTYVQTNYPPFWQALDYRILERSATLQRLQQERLAAFADKVGWWDGAEQDGIPDQSVTGCFFSNELVDAFPVHRVQVQGGALREIYVEVGESGFQEVVGELSTPALRQYFVRLGIPIESYPEGYQTEVNLKALDWLEWLARKLRRGYVLTLDYGHTADRYYSPHRSQGTLLAYRQHSTYADPYVQVGSQDLTAHVDFTTLQQVGEILGLQTLGWTRQSSFLVCLGLTERLAALSQATDTVDISQVLQRRQALHALLDPIGLGGFGVLVQAKGLTDLERTHPLQGFCEPERTR; encoded by the coding sequence GTGGGATCCCTTCAACATCGGCTGTCTGCACAGCCGCAAGCCTCGCAAAAGTTACAGCGATTGATCGAGGGTCGCATTTCCCAGCAGGGGCGGGTGACCTTTGCCCAGTTTATGGAGTGGGCACTTTACGAGCCGGAAGTGGGCTACTACGAGCAGGGATCCCCGATAGGCCCTGATTACCTAACTTCCCCGCACCTAGCCGCGGATTTTGCCCAGTTGTTGGCGGTGCAAATCCATCAGTTCTGGCAGATTTTAGGATCCCCAACAGGTTTTTCTGTGATCGAGATGGGGGCGGGCAGTGGTCAGTTGGCCTGGGATTGGCTGACCTATGTGCAGACCAACTACCCGCCGTTTTGGCAAGCCTTGGACTATCGGATTCTGGAGCGTTCTGCCACTCTACAGCGGTTGCAACAGGAGCGGTTGGCTGCCTTTGCAGACAAGGTGGGCTGGTGGGACGGTGCGGAGCAAGACGGGATCCCGGATCAGTCGGTGACAGGGTGTTTTTTCTCCAATGAGCTGGTGGATGCTTTTCCGGTACATCGGGTGCAGGTGCAGGGTGGGGCCTTGCGGGAGATCTATGTGGAGGTGGGGGAAAGTGGCTTCCAGGAGGTAGTGGGAGAACTCTCGACCCCGGCATTGCGGCAGTATTTTGTGCGCCTCGGGATCCCGATTGAAAGTTATCCAGAGGGTTACCAAACGGAGGTTAACCTGAAGGCGCTGGACTGGTTGGAATGGCTCGCCCGCAAGTTACGGCGGGGTTATGTGCTCACCCTGGACTACGGCCATACCGCTGACCGTTACTACAGCCCACATCGGTCTCAGGGTACCCTCTTGGCCTATCGTCAGCACAGCACCTACGCGGATCCCTATGTTCAAGTGGGATCCCAAGACCTCACTGCCCATGTGGACTTCACAACCCTACAGCAGGTCGGGGAAATCTTGGGATTACAGACGTTGGGATGGACTCGTCAAAGTAGCTTTTTGGTGTGTTTGGGCCTGACGGAACGGCTGGCAGCCCTTAGCCAAGCCACCGACACTGTGGATATCAGCCAAGTTTTGCAGCGGCGACAGGCTCTACACGCGCTGTTGGATCCGATTGGGTTGGGGGGCTTTGGGGTATTAGTCCAAGCCAAAGGGCTGACGGATTTGGAACGAACCCATCCTTTGCAGGGCTTTTGTGAGCCGGAGCGAACACGGTGA
- a CDS encoding NAD(P)H-quinone oxidoreductase subunit J, which translates to MAEENGTQENQTRDSGQDLGAEQPVVVERGPVSQFLTDNGFEHQYLGRDAAGVERLEVPREFLLPLCTALYAYGFNYLQCQCGYDLGAGQPLVSLYHLIKLADGADRPQEVRLQVKLPRQDPRLPSVYWIWKSADWQERETYDMYGIVFEGHPNLKRILMPEDWVGWPLRKDYITPDFYELQDAY; encoded by the coding sequence ATGGCAGAGGAGAATGGGACTCAGGAAAATCAAACGCGAGACTCTGGACAGGACTTGGGTGCAGAGCAGCCCGTTGTGGTGGAACGTGGCCCTGTCTCTCAGTTTTTGACAGATAATGGCTTCGAGCACCAGTACTTGGGGAGAGATGCAGCGGGGGTGGAGCGGCTGGAGGTGCCCCGGGAGTTTCTCTTGCCGCTGTGTACCGCTCTTTATGCCTATGGCTTTAACTACTTACAGTGTCAGTGTGGCTACGACTTGGGGGCAGGACAACCGTTGGTTAGCCTCTACCATCTGATCAAGCTAGCCGATGGAGCGGATCGTCCGCAGGAGGTGCGGCTGCAGGTGAAGTTGCCCCGTCAGGATCCACGGCTACCCTCGGTGTACTGGATTTGGAAGTCAGCCGACTGGCAAGAGCGGGAAACCTACGACATGTACGGCATTGTCTTTGAGGGACATCCCAACCTGAAACGAATCCTGATGCCGGAAGACTGGGTGGGCTGGCCGCTGCGCAAAGATTACATCACTCCCGACTTTTATGAACTGCAGGATGCTTACTGA
- a CDS encoding NADH dehydrogenase subunit K: MTSKESQVLFPGAAPTVTTDLSNNVVLTTVNDLYNWAKMSSLWPLLYGTACCFIEFAAMLGSRFDFDRFGLLPRSSPRTADLIITAGTVTMKMAPALVKLYQQMPEPKYVIAMGACTITGGMFSSDSYTAVRGVDKLIPVDVYIPGCPPRPEAIMDAIVKLRKKIAAEDMRERGRLQQTHRYYTVKHNLKPVPEIITGKYLESETRQAPPPELVAAIGLPVPPALQTADLKRAEQQLKALRGGM, from the coding sequence ATGACCTCTAAGGAGTCGCAGGTTTTGTTTCCGGGGGCAGCCCCGACAGTGACTACTGACCTTTCAAATAATGTCGTTCTCACCACTGTGAACGACCTCTACAACTGGGCCAAAATGTCTAGCCTCTGGCCTCTGCTCTACGGCACTGCCTGTTGCTTTATCGAGTTTGCGGCCATGCTCGGATCCCGATTTGACTTTGACCGGTTTGGCCTGTTGCCCCGTTCTTCTCCCCGTACAGCGGATTTGATCATCACGGCGGGAACCGTAACCATGAAGATGGCGCCCGCTTTGGTGAAGCTCTACCAACAGATGCCCGAGCCCAAGTATGTGATTGCCATGGGGGCCTGCACCATTACCGGTGGCATGTTCAGCTCCGATTCCTACACGGCTGTGCGCGGTGTGGATAAGCTGATCCCGGTGGATGTGTACATTCCCGGCTGCCCGCCTCGTCCGGAAGCGATCATGGATGCCATTGTCAAGCTGCGCAAAAAGATTGCTGCTGAAGATATGCGGGAGCGGGGCCGTCTGCAGCAAACTCACCGTTACTACACTGTTAAGCACAATCTCAAGCCTGTACCCGAGATCATCACAGGTAAGTACCTAGAAAGTGAAACGCGTCAGGCTCCTCCACCAGAATTGGTCGCTGCAATCGGCTTGCCTGTTCCTCCAGCTTTGCAAACAGCGGATCTGAAGCGGGCCGAGCAGCAACTGAAAGCGCTACGGGGAGGGATGTGA
- the ndhC gene encoding photosynthetic/respiratory NAD(P)H-quinone oxidoreductase subunit C — translation MFVLPGYEYLLVFLILCSLLPILALAASAWLAPKRRGSLRRSTYESGMEPVGQAWIQFNIRYYMFALVFVIFDVETVFLYPWAVAFHRLGLLAFVEALIFIAILVVGLVYAWRKGALEWS, via the coding sequence GTGTTTGTTCTACCCGGCTACGAGTATTTACTGGTTTTTCTGATCCTGTGCTCTTTGCTGCCGATCTTGGCTCTGGCAGCCTCCGCTTGGTTGGCCCCAAAGCGTCGGGGTTCCTTGCGACGCAGTACCTATGAGTCGGGCATGGAACCGGTGGGGCAAGCCTGGATCCAGTTCAACATTCGCTATTACATGTTTGCCCTCGTCTTTGTCATTTTTGACGTGGAGACGGTGTTTCTCTATCCCTGGGCGGTGGCCTTTCATCGCTTGGGGCTATTGGCCTTCGTGGAGGCCCTGATTTTTATCGCCATCCTTGTAGTTGGCCTTGTGTACGCCTGGAGAAAAGGAGCGCTGGAATGGTCATGA
- a CDS encoding Uma2 family endonuclease, which translates to MLHYDPRACLPSAAELPDSDDTPVDNELQNLIPNLLGAILGWVWAERTDWFFGVDMGIYYAAGEPPLVPDGFLSLGVERFVNGSEGRLSYVLWEENGIPPIFVLEVVSRTYGGEYERKKTDYAKLGILYYAIYVPSRRYWRNRPSLEIYRLVNGVYELQGEHLWMPEVGLALGKENGIHLGWEREWLYWYDSQGQRLPTPEELAKVALQERERANRLAERLRALGVDPADLD; encoded by the coding sequence ATGCTCCACTACGATCCCCGTGCTTGCTTGCCCTCTGCGGCTGAGTTACCCGACTCGGATGATACACCTGTGGATAACGAGTTACAGAACCTGATTCCCAATCTGCTGGGGGCAATTCTGGGCTGGGTATGGGCTGAGCGCACCGACTGGTTCTTCGGAGTGGATATGGGCATCTACTATGCTGCTGGCGAACCACCTCTAGTGCCAGATGGGTTCTTAAGTCTGGGGGTTGAGCGCTTCGTGAATGGTAGTGAGGGCCGACTGAGCTATGTCCTTTGGGAAGAAAACGGGATCCCACCCATTTTTGTTCTAGAAGTAGTGTCTCGCACCTACGGCGGTGAGTATGAACGGAAGAAGACTGACTATGCCAAGCTCGGGATCCTCTACTACGCCATTTATGTGCCCTCACGTCGTTATTGGCGTAACCGACCTTCCCTAGAGATTTATCGCCTCGTCAACGGGGTTTACGAATTACAGGGAGAACATCTGTGGATGCCGGAAGTAGGCCTGGCTCTGGGCAAAGAAAATGGGATCCACTTGGGTTGGGAACGAGAATGGCTTTACTGGTATGACTCGCAAGGACAGAGGCTGCCCACCCCTGAAGAACTGGCCAAGGTTGCGTTGCAAGAGCGTGAACGGGCCAATCGTTTGGCAGAACGGCTGCGAGCCTTGGGAGTTGATCCAGCAGATCTGGATTGA
- a CDS encoding XRE family transcriptional regulator, producing MQSPSSSTFAARLRQVIGNEAIYAFGRRAGISDTALRSYLKGSVPSIDKALQIAQVGQVNLSWLITGEGSPQVQATDAETEYVYVPFIDVAASAGTGVLVREESIESVIGFERNWLRAHLKGNPAELSLIRVQGDSMSPTLEDGDLIFVERQEGEDTSREGIYVFQMDGDLLVKRLQRLPGSQVKVISDNPRFPPFTVDLADPAHGLTIIGRYRGRISFD from the coding sequence ATGCAATCCCCTTCCAGCTCCACGTTTGCAGCCCGCCTGCGACAGGTCATCGGTAATGAGGCCATTTATGCGTTTGGTCGCCGGGCCGGAATCAGCGATACTGCCCTCCGCAGCTACTTAAAGGGATCCGTCCCTAGCATTGACAAAGCTCTGCAAATTGCCCAAGTGGGCCAGGTGAACCTGAGTTGGCTCATCACGGGCGAGGGATCCCCGCAGGTGCAGGCGACCGACGCGGAAACAGAGTATGTCTATGTGCCTTTTATCGATGTGGCCGCCTCCGCCGGGACGGGGGTCTTGGTGCGGGAGGAATCGATTGAATCGGTGATCGGGTTTGAACGGAACTGGTTGCGGGCGCACCTGAAGGGAAACCCCGCTGAGCTCAGCCTGATTCGGGTGCAGGGGGATAGTATGTCTCCCACCTTAGAAGATGGGGATTTGATCTTTGTGGAACGGCAAGAGGGGGAAGACACCAGCCGCGAGGGTATTTACGTTTTTCAAATGGATGGGGATCTACTGGTCAAACGGCTGCAGCGCCTGCCCGGATCCCAGGTCAAAGTGATCAGCGACAATCCCCGCTTTCCACCCTTTACGGTTGATTTAGCGGATCCCGCCCATGGGTTGACCATCATTGGGCGCTATCGAGGCCGCATCAGTTTCGACTAG